A stretch of the Channa argus isolate prfri chromosome 9, Channa argus male v1.0, whole genome shotgun sequence genome encodes the following:
- the ddx3xa gene encoding DEAD-box helicase 3 X-linked a isoform X9 translates to MSHVVVENPHGLDQQLAALDLNSADGQGGGTGRRYIPPHLRNKDAPKNAGNAYSAGRQCGYSVAPVNLYSPGWDNSRTNGFVNGYHDNRSNGGFGGRGAPRNDRGGRGAYRGNRGGGSFNQPLQSTAFGNYENKDGNWGGPPRDAAYNSFGGRTDRSKTAFFNDRGTGSRGRYERGGFSSGGSSRWVEESREDDWSKPTPPNERLERELFAASNTGINFEKYDDIPVEATGTSCPPHIEIFHDVDMGEIIMGNIALSRYDRPTPVQKHAIPIIKSKRDLMACAQTGSGKTAAFLLPVLSQIFTDGPGDALQAAKNSGQENGRYSRRKQYPLSLVLAPTRELALQIYDEARKFAYRSRVRPCVVYGGADIGQQIRDLERGCHLLVATPGRLVDMMERGKIGLDYCNYLVLDEADRMLDMGFEPQIRRIVEQDTMPPKGIRQTMMFSATFPKEIQILARDFLEDYIFLAVGRVGSTSENITQKVVWVEENDKRSFLLDLLNATGKESLTLVFVETKKGADALEDFLYREGYACTSIHGDRSQRDREEALNQFRSGRCPILVATAVAARGLDISNVKHVINFDLPSDIEEYVHRIGRTGRVGNLGLATSFFNDKNSNITKDLLDILVEAKQEVPSWLESLAYEHQHKSSTRGRSKRFSGGFGARDYRQTSGSGSFSNNRGRSTGGHGGNRGFGGGGFGSNFYSNDGYGGNYNHSGSVDWWGN, encoded by the exons ACTCACCTGGATGGGACAATTCACGCACCAATGGATTTGTGAATGGTTACCACGACAACCGCTCAAACGGGGGCTTTGGAGGGCGTGGAGCTCCTCGCAACGACAGAGGTGGGCGTGGCGCCTACCGTGGTAACAGGGGTGGAGGCTCCTTTAATCAGCCATTGCAAAGTACAG CATTTGGAAATTATGAGAACAAAGATGGAAACTGGGGGGGGCCACCTAGAGACGCTGCCTACAACAGCTTTGGTGGGCGCACTGATAGATCCAAAACGGCCTTCTTCAATGACAGAGGCACAGGCTCAAGGGGAAG ATACGAGCGTGGGGGCTTTTCTAGTGGAGGAAGCAGCCGTTGGGTGGAAGAGTCAAGAGAGGACGACTGGTCCAAGCCTACACCTCCCAACGAGCGCTTGGAACG tgagctTTTCGCTGCAAGCAACACTGGAATAAATTTTGAGAAATATGATGATATTCCTGTAGAGGCCACTGGAACCAGCTGCCCACCCCACATTGAAATT TTCCATGATGTGGACATGGGGGAGATTATCATGGGGAACATCGCCTTGAGTCGCTACGATCGCCCCACCCCAGTCCAAAAGCATGCTATCCCCATCATCAAGTCCAAGAGAGACCTGATGGCCTGTGCCCAAACTG GCTCTGGTAAGACTGCAGCCTTCTTACTGCCAGTGCTGAGTCAAATCTTTACTGATGGGCCAGGAGATGCTCTGCAGGCTGCTAAAAACAGTGGACAG GAGAATGGAAGGTATAGCCGTCGTAAGCAGTACCCTCTCTCCCTTGTTCTTGCTCCGACCAGAGAACTGGCCTTGCAGATTTACGATGAGGCGAGGAAG TTTGCCTATCGCTCACGTGTGCGTCCCTGCGTGGTATACGGTGGGGCCGACATTGGCCAGCAGATCAGAGACCTGGAAAGAGGATGTCACCTGCTGGTGGCCACACCTGGCCGTCTGGTTGATAtgatggagagaggaaagaTCGGCCTGGACTACTGCAA CTACTTGGTCCTTGATGAGGCTGATCGCATGTTGGACATGGGTTTTGAGCCACAGATCAGACGTATTGTCGAGCAAGACACAATGCCCCCAAAAGGCATTCGCCAGACCATGATGTTTAGTGCCACCTTCCCCAAAGAGATCCAG ATCCTGGCTCGTGACTTCCTGGAGGACTACATTTTTCTGGCAGTTGGACGTGTTGGTTCCACCTCCGAAAACATCACCCAGAAGGTTGTCTGGGTAGAGGAGAATGACAAGAGGTCCTTCCTCCTTGATCTGCTCAATGCCACAG GTAAAGAGTCGTTAACTCTGGTGTTTGTGGAAACAAAGAAGGGAGCAGATGCTTTGGAAGATTTTCTTTATCGTGAGGGTTATGCATGCACCAGCATTCATGGAGATCGCtcccagagagacagagaggaagctCTTAATCAGTTCCGCTCAGGACGCTGCCCCATCTTGGTGGCTACAGCT GTGGCTGCTAGAGGTTTGGACATCTCCAATGTGAAGCACGTCATTAACTTTGATTTGCCCAGTGACATTGAGGAGTACGTTCACCGTATTGGCCGTACGGGACGTGTGGGCAACCTAG GTCTGGCCACGTCGTTCTTTAAcgacaaaaacagcaacataacCAAAGATTTGCTGGACATTCTAGTGGAGGCCAAGCAGGAGGTTCCCTCCTGGCTTGAAAGCCTGGCCTATGAGCACCAGCACAAGAGCAGCACCCGTGGACGCTCTAAGAG GTTCTCTGGTGGTTTTGGAGCTAGAGACTACCGTCAGACATCTGGATCTGGAAGCTTCAGTAACAACCGTGGGCGCAGCACTGGAGGTCATGGAGGAAACCGTGGCTTTGGTGGAG GAGGATTTggcagcaacttctacagcaaTGACGGGTATGGAGGAAACTACAACCACTCTGGTAGTGTGGATTGGTGGGGCAACTAG
- the ddx3xa gene encoding DEAD-box helicase 3 X-linked a isoform X10 has product MSHVVVENPHGLDQQLAALDLNSADGQGGGTGRRYIPPHLRNKDAPKNDSPGWDNSRTNGFVNGYHDNRSNGGFGGRGAPRNDRGGRGAYRGNRGGGSFNQPLQSTAFGNYENKDGNWGGPPRDAAYNSFGGRTDRSKTAFFNDRGTGSRGRYERGGFSSGGSSRWVEESREDDWSKPTPPNERLERELFAASNTGINFEKYDDIPVEATGTSCPPHIEIFHDVDMGEIIMGNIALSRYDRPTPVQKHAIPIIKSKRDLMACAQTGSGKTAAFLLPVLSQIFTDGPGDALQAAKNSGQENGRYSRRKQYPLSLVLAPTRELALQIYDEARKFAYRSRVRPCVVYGGADIGQQIRDLERGCHLLVATPGRLVDMMERGKIGLDYCNYLVLDEADRMLDMGFEPQIRRIVEQDTMPPKGIRQTMMFSATFPKEIQILARDFLEDYIFLAVGRVGSTSENITQKVVWVEENDKRSFLLDLLNATVIPSEVQENVTEAPEKPGKESLTLVFVETKKGADALEDFLYREGYACTSIHGDRSQRDREEALNQFRSGRCPILVATAVAARGLDISNVKHVINFDLPSDIEEYVHRIGRTGRVGNLGLATSFFNDKNSNITKDLLDILVEAKQEVPSWLESLAYEHQHKSSTRGRSKRFSGGFGARDYRQTSGSGSFSNNRGRSTGGHGGNRGFGGGGFGSNFYSNDGYGGNYNHSGSVDWWGN; this is encoded by the exons ACTCACCTGGATGGGACAATTCACGCACCAATGGATTTGTGAATGGTTACCACGACAACCGCTCAAACGGGGGCTTTGGAGGGCGTGGAGCTCCTCGCAACGACAGAGGTGGGCGTGGCGCCTACCGTGGTAACAGGGGTGGAGGCTCCTTTAATCAGCCATTGCAAAGTACAG CATTTGGAAATTATGAGAACAAAGATGGAAACTGGGGGGGGCCACCTAGAGACGCTGCCTACAACAGCTTTGGTGGGCGCACTGATAGATCCAAAACGGCCTTCTTCAATGACAGAGGCACAGGCTCAAGGGGAAG ATACGAGCGTGGGGGCTTTTCTAGTGGAGGAAGCAGCCGTTGGGTGGAAGAGTCAAGAGAGGACGACTGGTCCAAGCCTACACCTCCCAACGAGCGCTTGGAACG tgagctTTTCGCTGCAAGCAACACTGGAATAAATTTTGAGAAATATGATGATATTCCTGTAGAGGCCACTGGAACCAGCTGCCCACCCCACATTGAAATT TTCCATGATGTGGACATGGGGGAGATTATCATGGGGAACATCGCCTTGAGTCGCTACGATCGCCCCACCCCAGTCCAAAAGCATGCTATCCCCATCATCAAGTCCAAGAGAGACCTGATGGCCTGTGCCCAAACTG GCTCTGGTAAGACTGCAGCCTTCTTACTGCCAGTGCTGAGTCAAATCTTTACTGATGGGCCAGGAGATGCTCTGCAGGCTGCTAAAAACAGTGGACAG GAGAATGGAAGGTATAGCCGTCGTAAGCAGTACCCTCTCTCCCTTGTTCTTGCTCCGACCAGAGAACTGGCCTTGCAGATTTACGATGAGGCGAGGAAG TTTGCCTATCGCTCACGTGTGCGTCCCTGCGTGGTATACGGTGGGGCCGACATTGGCCAGCAGATCAGAGACCTGGAAAGAGGATGTCACCTGCTGGTGGCCACACCTGGCCGTCTGGTTGATAtgatggagagaggaaagaTCGGCCTGGACTACTGCAA CTACTTGGTCCTTGATGAGGCTGATCGCATGTTGGACATGGGTTTTGAGCCACAGATCAGACGTATTGTCGAGCAAGACACAATGCCCCCAAAAGGCATTCGCCAGACCATGATGTTTAGTGCCACCTTCCCCAAAGAGATCCAG ATCCTGGCTCGTGACTTCCTGGAGGACTACATTTTTCTGGCAGTTGGACGTGTTGGTTCCACCTCCGAAAACATCACCCAGAAGGTTGTCTGGGTAGAGGAGAATGACAAGAGGTCCTTCCTCCTTGATCTGCTCAATGCCACAG TTATTCCCAGTGAGGTTCAGGAAAATGTGACAGAGGCACCAGAGAAACCAG GTAAAGAGTCGTTAACTCTGGTGTTTGTGGAAACAAAGAAGGGAGCAGATGCTTTGGAAGATTTTCTTTATCGTGAGGGTTATGCATGCACCAGCATTCATGGAGATCGCtcccagagagacagagaggaagctCTTAATCAGTTCCGCTCAGGACGCTGCCCCATCTTGGTGGCTACAGCT GTGGCTGCTAGAGGTTTGGACATCTCCAATGTGAAGCACGTCATTAACTTTGATTTGCCCAGTGACATTGAGGAGTACGTTCACCGTATTGGCCGTACGGGACGTGTGGGCAACCTAG GTCTGGCCACGTCGTTCTTTAAcgacaaaaacagcaacataacCAAAGATTTGCTGGACATTCTAGTGGAGGCCAAGCAGGAGGTTCCCTCCTGGCTTGAAAGCCTGGCCTATGAGCACCAGCACAAGAGCAGCACCCGTGGACGCTCTAAGAG GTTCTCTGGTGGTTTTGGAGCTAGAGACTACCGTCAGACATCTGGATCTGGAAGCTTCAGTAACAACCGTGGGCGCAGCACTGGAGGTCATGGAGGAAACCGTGGCTTTGGTGGAG GAGGATTTggcagcaacttctacagcaaTGACGGGTATGGAGGAAACTACAACCACTCTGGTAGTGTGGATTGGTGGGGCAACTAG
- the ddx3xa gene encoding DEAD-box helicase 3 X-linked a isoform X13, whose product MSHVVVENPHGLDQQLAALDLNSADGQGGGTGRRYIPPHLRNKDAPKNAGNAYSAGRQCGYSVAPVNLYSPGWDNSRTNGFVNGYHDNRSNGGFGGRGAPRNDRAFGNYENKDGNWGGPPRDAAYNSFGGRTDRSKTAFFNDRGTGSRGRYERGGFSSGGSSRWVEESREDDWSKPTPPNERLERELFAASNTGINFEKYDDIPVEATGTSCPPHIEIFHDVDMGEIIMGNIALSRYDRPTPVQKHAIPIIKSKRDLMACAQTGSGKTAAFLLPVLSQIFTDGPGDALQAAKNSGQENGRYSRRKQYPLSLVLAPTRELALQIYDEARKFAYRSRVRPCVVYGGADIGQQIRDLERGCHLLVATPGRLVDMMERGKIGLDYCNYLVLDEADRMLDMGFEPQIRRIVEQDTMPPKGIRQTMMFSATFPKEIQILARDFLEDYIFLAVGRVGSTSENITQKVVWVEENDKRSFLLDLLNATGKESLTLVFVETKKGADALEDFLYREGYACTSIHGDRSQRDREEALNQFRSGRCPILVATAVAARGLDISNVKHVINFDLPSDIEEYVHRIGRTGRVGNLGLATSFFNDKNSNITKDLLDILVEAKQEVPSWLESLAYEHQHKSSTRGRSKRFSGGFGARDYRQTSGSGSFSNNRGRSTGGHGGNRGFGGGGFGSNFYSNDGYGGNYNHSGSVDWWGN is encoded by the exons ACTCACCTGGATGGGACAATTCACGCACCAATGGATTTGTGAATGGTTACCACGACAACCGCTCAAACGGGGGCTTTGGAGGGCGTGGAGCTCCTCGCAACGACAGAG CATTTGGAAATTATGAGAACAAAGATGGAAACTGGGGGGGGCCACCTAGAGACGCTGCCTACAACAGCTTTGGTGGGCGCACTGATAGATCCAAAACGGCCTTCTTCAATGACAGAGGCACAGGCTCAAGGGGAAG ATACGAGCGTGGGGGCTTTTCTAGTGGAGGAAGCAGCCGTTGGGTGGAAGAGTCAAGAGAGGACGACTGGTCCAAGCCTACACCTCCCAACGAGCGCTTGGAACG tgagctTTTCGCTGCAAGCAACACTGGAATAAATTTTGAGAAATATGATGATATTCCTGTAGAGGCCACTGGAACCAGCTGCCCACCCCACATTGAAATT TTCCATGATGTGGACATGGGGGAGATTATCATGGGGAACATCGCCTTGAGTCGCTACGATCGCCCCACCCCAGTCCAAAAGCATGCTATCCCCATCATCAAGTCCAAGAGAGACCTGATGGCCTGTGCCCAAACTG GCTCTGGTAAGACTGCAGCCTTCTTACTGCCAGTGCTGAGTCAAATCTTTACTGATGGGCCAGGAGATGCTCTGCAGGCTGCTAAAAACAGTGGACAG GAGAATGGAAGGTATAGCCGTCGTAAGCAGTACCCTCTCTCCCTTGTTCTTGCTCCGACCAGAGAACTGGCCTTGCAGATTTACGATGAGGCGAGGAAG TTTGCCTATCGCTCACGTGTGCGTCCCTGCGTGGTATACGGTGGGGCCGACATTGGCCAGCAGATCAGAGACCTGGAAAGAGGATGTCACCTGCTGGTGGCCACACCTGGCCGTCTGGTTGATAtgatggagagaggaaagaTCGGCCTGGACTACTGCAA CTACTTGGTCCTTGATGAGGCTGATCGCATGTTGGACATGGGTTTTGAGCCACAGATCAGACGTATTGTCGAGCAAGACACAATGCCCCCAAAAGGCATTCGCCAGACCATGATGTTTAGTGCCACCTTCCCCAAAGAGATCCAG ATCCTGGCTCGTGACTTCCTGGAGGACTACATTTTTCTGGCAGTTGGACGTGTTGGTTCCACCTCCGAAAACATCACCCAGAAGGTTGTCTGGGTAGAGGAGAATGACAAGAGGTCCTTCCTCCTTGATCTGCTCAATGCCACAG GTAAAGAGTCGTTAACTCTGGTGTTTGTGGAAACAAAGAAGGGAGCAGATGCTTTGGAAGATTTTCTTTATCGTGAGGGTTATGCATGCACCAGCATTCATGGAGATCGCtcccagagagacagagaggaagctCTTAATCAGTTCCGCTCAGGACGCTGCCCCATCTTGGTGGCTACAGCT GTGGCTGCTAGAGGTTTGGACATCTCCAATGTGAAGCACGTCATTAACTTTGATTTGCCCAGTGACATTGAGGAGTACGTTCACCGTATTGGCCGTACGGGACGTGTGGGCAACCTAG GTCTGGCCACGTCGTTCTTTAAcgacaaaaacagcaacataacCAAAGATTTGCTGGACATTCTAGTGGAGGCCAAGCAGGAGGTTCCCTCCTGGCTTGAAAGCCTGGCCTATGAGCACCAGCACAAGAGCAGCACCCGTGGACGCTCTAAGAG GTTCTCTGGTGGTTTTGGAGCTAGAGACTACCGTCAGACATCTGGATCTGGAAGCTTCAGTAACAACCGTGGGCGCAGCACTGGAGGTCATGGAGGAAACCGTGGCTTTGGTGGAG GAGGATTTggcagcaacttctacagcaaTGACGGGTATGGAGGAAACTACAACCACTCTGGTAGTGTGGATTGGTGGGGCAACTAG
- the ddx3xa gene encoding DEAD-box helicase 3 X-linked a isoform X11, giving the protein MSHVVVENPHGLDQQLAALDLNSADGQGGGTGRRYIPPHLRNKDAPKNAGNAYSAGRQCGYSVAPVNLYSPGWDNSRTNGFVNGYHDNRSNGGFGGRGAPRNDRAFGNYENKDGNWGGPPRDAAYNSFGGRTDRSKTAFFNDRGTGSRGRYERGGFSSGGSSRWVEESREDDWSKPTPPNERLERELFAASNTGINFEKYDDIPVEATGTSCPPHIEIFHDVDMGEIIMGNIALSRYDRPTPVQKHAIPIIKSKRDLMACAQTGSGKTAAFLLPVLSQIFTDGPGDALQAAKNSGQENGRYSRRKQYPLSLVLAPTRELALQIYDEARKFAYRSRVRPCVVYGGADIGQQIRDLERGCHLLVATPGRLVDMMERGKIGLDYCNYLVLDEADRMLDMGFEPQIRRIVEQDTMPPKGIRQTMMFSATFPKEIQILARDFLEDYIFLAVGRVGSTSENITQKVVWVEENDKRSFLLDLLNATVIPSEVQENVTEAPEKPGKESLTLVFVETKKGADALEDFLYREGYACTSIHGDRSQRDREEALNQFRSGRCPILVATAVAARGLDISNVKHVINFDLPSDIEEYVHRIGRTGRVGNLGLATSFFNDKNSNITKDLLDILVEAKQEVPSWLESLAYEHQHKSSTRGRSKRFSGGFGARDYRQTSGSGSFSNNRGRSTGGHGGNRGFGGGGFGSNFYSNDGYGGNYNHSGSVDWWGN; this is encoded by the exons ACTCACCTGGATGGGACAATTCACGCACCAATGGATTTGTGAATGGTTACCACGACAACCGCTCAAACGGGGGCTTTGGAGGGCGTGGAGCTCCTCGCAACGACAGAG CATTTGGAAATTATGAGAACAAAGATGGAAACTGGGGGGGGCCACCTAGAGACGCTGCCTACAACAGCTTTGGTGGGCGCACTGATAGATCCAAAACGGCCTTCTTCAATGACAGAGGCACAGGCTCAAGGGGAAG ATACGAGCGTGGGGGCTTTTCTAGTGGAGGAAGCAGCCGTTGGGTGGAAGAGTCAAGAGAGGACGACTGGTCCAAGCCTACACCTCCCAACGAGCGCTTGGAACG tgagctTTTCGCTGCAAGCAACACTGGAATAAATTTTGAGAAATATGATGATATTCCTGTAGAGGCCACTGGAACCAGCTGCCCACCCCACATTGAAATT TTCCATGATGTGGACATGGGGGAGATTATCATGGGGAACATCGCCTTGAGTCGCTACGATCGCCCCACCCCAGTCCAAAAGCATGCTATCCCCATCATCAAGTCCAAGAGAGACCTGATGGCCTGTGCCCAAACTG GCTCTGGTAAGACTGCAGCCTTCTTACTGCCAGTGCTGAGTCAAATCTTTACTGATGGGCCAGGAGATGCTCTGCAGGCTGCTAAAAACAGTGGACAG GAGAATGGAAGGTATAGCCGTCGTAAGCAGTACCCTCTCTCCCTTGTTCTTGCTCCGACCAGAGAACTGGCCTTGCAGATTTACGATGAGGCGAGGAAG TTTGCCTATCGCTCACGTGTGCGTCCCTGCGTGGTATACGGTGGGGCCGACATTGGCCAGCAGATCAGAGACCTGGAAAGAGGATGTCACCTGCTGGTGGCCACACCTGGCCGTCTGGTTGATAtgatggagagaggaaagaTCGGCCTGGACTACTGCAA CTACTTGGTCCTTGATGAGGCTGATCGCATGTTGGACATGGGTTTTGAGCCACAGATCAGACGTATTGTCGAGCAAGACACAATGCCCCCAAAAGGCATTCGCCAGACCATGATGTTTAGTGCCACCTTCCCCAAAGAGATCCAG ATCCTGGCTCGTGACTTCCTGGAGGACTACATTTTTCTGGCAGTTGGACGTGTTGGTTCCACCTCCGAAAACATCACCCAGAAGGTTGTCTGGGTAGAGGAGAATGACAAGAGGTCCTTCCTCCTTGATCTGCTCAATGCCACAG TTATTCCCAGTGAGGTTCAGGAAAATGTGACAGAGGCACCAGAGAAACCAG GTAAAGAGTCGTTAACTCTGGTGTTTGTGGAAACAAAGAAGGGAGCAGATGCTTTGGAAGATTTTCTTTATCGTGAGGGTTATGCATGCACCAGCATTCATGGAGATCGCtcccagagagacagagaggaagctCTTAATCAGTTCCGCTCAGGACGCTGCCCCATCTTGGTGGCTACAGCT GTGGCTGCTAGAGGTTTGGACATCTCCAATGTGAAGCACGTCATTAACTTTGATTTGCCCAGTGACATTGAGGAGTACGTTCACCGTATTGGCCGTACGGGACGTGTGGGCAACCTAG GTCTGGCCACGTCGTTCTTTAAcgacaaaaacagcaacataacCAAAGATTTGCTGGACATTCTAGTGGAGGCCAAGCAGGAGGTTCCCTCCTGGCTTGAAAGCCTGGCCTATGAGCACCAGCACAAGAGCAGCACCCGTGGACGCTCTAAGAG GTTCTCTGGTGGTTTTGGAGCTAGAGACTACCGTCAGACATCTGGATCTGGAAGCTTCAGTAACAACCGTGGGCGCAGCACTGGAGGTCATGGAGGAAACCGTGGCTTTGGTGGAG GAGGATTTggcagcaacttctacagcaaTGACGGGTATGGAGGAAACTACAACCACTCTGGTAGTGTGGATTGGTGGGGCAACTAG
- the ddx3xa gene encoding DEAD-box helicase 3 X-linked a isoform X8, whose amino-acid sequence MSHVVVENPHGLDQQLAALDLNSADGQGGGTGRRYIPPHLRNKDAPKNAGNAYSAGRQCGYSVAPVNLYSPGWDNSRTNGFVNGYHDNRSNGGFGGRGAPRNDRGGRGAYRGNRGGGSFNQPLQSTAFGNYENKDGNWGGPPRDAAYNSFGGRTDRSKTAFFNDRGTGSRGRYERGGFSSGGSSRWVEESREDDWSKPTPPNERLERELFAASNTGINFEKYDDIPVEATGTSCPPHIEIFHDVDMGEIIMGNIALSRYDRPTPVQKHAIPIIKSKRDLMACAQTGSGKTAAFLLPVLSQIFTDGPGDALQAAKNSGQENGRYSRRKQYPLSLVLAPTRELALQIYDEARKFAYRSRVRPCVVYGGADIGQQIRDLERGCHLLVATPGRLVDMMERGKIGLDYCNYLVLDEADRMLDMGFEPQIRRIVEQDTMPPKGIRQTMMFSATFPKEIQILARDFLEDYIFLAVGRVGSTSENITQKVVWVEENDKRSFLLDLLNATVIPSEVQENVTEAPEKPGKESLTLVFVETKKGADALEDFLYREGYACTSIHGDRSQRDREEALNQFRSGRCPILVATAVAARGLDISNVKHVINFDLPSDIEEYVHRIGRTGRVGNLGLATSFFNDKNSNITKDLLDILVEAKQEVPSWLESLAYEHQHKSSTRGRSKRFSGGFGARDYRQTSGSGSFSNNRGRSTGGHGGNRGFGGGGFGSNFYSNDGYGGNYNHSGSVDWWGN is encoded by the exons ACTCACCTGGATGGGACAATTCACGCACCAATGGATTTGTGAATGGTTACCACGACAACCGCTCAAACGGGGGCTTTGGAGGGCGTGGAGCTCCTCGCAACGACAGAGGTGGGCGTGGCGCCTACCGTGGTAACAGGGGTGGAGGCTCCTTTAATCAGCCATTGCAAAGTACAG CATTTGGAAATTATGAGAACAAAGATGGAAACTGGGGGGGGCCACCTAGAGACGCTGCCTACAACAGCTTTGGTGGGCGCACTGATAGATCCAAAACGGCCTTCTTCAATGACAGAGGCACAGGCTCAAGGGGAAG ATACGAGCGTGGGGGCTTTTCTAGTGGAGGAAGCAGCCGTTGGGTGGAAGAGTCAAGAGAGGACGACTGGTCCAAGCCTACACCTCCCAACGAGCGCTTGGAACG tgagctTTTCGCTGCAAGCAACACTGGAATAAATTTTGAGAAATATGATGATATTCCTGTAGAGGCCACTGGAACCAGCTGCCCACCCCACATTGAAATT TTCCATGATGTGGACATGGGGGAGATTATCATGGGGAACATCGCCTTGAGTCGCTACGATCGCCCCACCCCAGTCCAAAAGCATGCTATCCCCATCATCAAGTCCAAGAGAGACCTGATGGCCTGTGCCCAAACTG GCTCTGGTAAGACTGCAGCCTTCTTACTGCCAGTGCTGAGTCAAATCTTTACTGATGGGCCAGGAGATGCTCTGCAGGCTGCTAAAAACAGTGGACAG GAGAATGGAAGGTATAGCCGTCGTAAGCAGTACCCTCTCTCCCTTGTTCTTGCTCCGACCAGAGAACTGGCCTTGCAGATTTACGATGAGGCGAGGAAG TTTGCCTATCGCTCACGTGTGCGTCCCTGCGTGGTATACGGTGGGGCCGACATTGGCCAGCAGATCAGAGACCTGGAAAGAGGATGTCACCTGCTGGTGGCCACACCTGGCCGTCTGGTTGATAtgatggagagaggaaagaTCGGCCTGGACTACTGCAA CTACTTGGTCCTTGATGAGGCTGATCGCATGTTGGACATGGGTTTTGAGCCACAGATCAGACGTATTGTCGAGCAAGACACAATGCCCCCAAAAGGCATTCGCCAGACCATGATGTTTAGTGCCACCTTCCCCAAAGAGATCCAG ATCCTGGCTCGTGACTTCCTGGAGGACTACATTTTTCTGGCAGTTGGACGTGTTGGTTCCACCTCCGAAAACATCACCCAGAAGGTTGTCTGGGTAGAGGAGAATGACAAGAGGTCCTTCCTCCTTGATCTGCTCAATGCCACAG TTATTCCCAGTGAGGTTCAGGAAAATGTGACAGAGGCACCAGAGAAACCAG GTAAAGAGTCGTTAACTCTGGTGTTTGTGGAAACAAAGAAGGGAGCAGATGCTTTGGAAGATTTTCTTTATCGTGAGGGTTATGCATGCACCAGCATTCATGGAGATCGCtcccagagagacagagaggaagctCTTAATCAGTTCCGCTCAGGACGCTGCCCCATCTTGGTGGCTACAGCT GTGGCTGCTAGAGGTTTGGACATCTCCAATGTGAAGCACGTCATTAACTTTGATTTGCCCAGTGACATTGAGGAGTACGTTCACCGTATTGGCCGTACGGGACGTGTGGGCAACCTAG GTCTGGCCACGTCGTTCTTTAAcgacaaaaacagcaacataacCAAAGATTTGCTGGACATTCTAGTGGAGGCCAAGCAGGAGGTTCCCTCCTGGCTTGAAAGCCTGGCCTATGAGCACCAGCACAAGAGCAGCACCCGTGGACGCTCTAAGAG GTTCTCTGGTGGTTTTGGAGCTAGAGACTACCGTCAGACATCTGGATCTGGAAGCTTCAGTAACAACCGTGGGCGCAGCACTGGAGGTCATGGAGGAAACCGTGGCTTTGGTGGAG GAGGATTTggcagcaacttctacagcaaTGACGGGTATGGAGGAAACTACAACCACTCTGGTAGTGTGGATTGGTGGGGCAACTAG